A single region of the Hyalangium ruber genome encodes:
- a CDS encoding vWA domain-containing protein translates to MNRPTCLGTCALLAALLLSGLASAEEPEVPEYAEGWKQTWLEAKKNGSLQLTGKLSTPSISPGTQELFAVLELRTVDFPPGERAPASVALVIDRSASTAGRRLLIAKKTALALISGLSERDQLAIVLVGNAPEVFPLQPVTAENREKMKAFVEEAQALGRSDLSGGLDEAIATLNKNKEGDFFRQVILFSDGQATEGMVDAVGLAQIARDIREDHSIHVNTVAIGEDANLELMAGMAKEGWGFAASMNDSSEVERVAKRQRWQLMQRAADKVVLRVKLPSTVSIVDVLGHESSRQGDTLLIPVGELGPGEVLRTILQLSTTNTGKQARPLEIAQVELQYENALTERTKSQELALKAEFKPQKSKAPPELDTEALQQVTRSLLTRQLARATETAAEGDVPGATKLLEETRGTLKRLSTQGKFDVGEELAMLEAKSHEIAPKPAAKKKKR, encoded by the coding sequence ATGAATCGCCCGACCTGCCTTGGAACCTGCGCGCTGCTCGCGGCGCTGCTTCTGTCCGGACTCGCCTCCGCCGAGGAACCCGAGGTGCCCGAGTATGCGGAGGGCTGGAAGCAGACCTGGCTGGAGGCCAAGAAGAACGGCTCGCTCCAGCTGACCGGCAAGCTCTCCACTCCCTCCATCAGCCCCGGCACCCAGGAACTGTTCGCCGTCCTGGAGCTGCGCACGGTCGACTTTCCTCCGGGGGAGCGCGCCCCGGCGAGCGTGGCGCTGGTCATCGATCGCTCCGCCTCCACCGCGGGCCGTCGCCTGCTCATCGCCAAGAAGACCGCGCTGGCGCTGATCTCCGGCCTGAGCGAGCGGGATCAGCTCGCCATCGTCCTGGTGGGCAACGCACCCGAGGTCTTCCCGCTCCAGCCCGTGACGGCCGAGAACCGCGAGAAGATGAAGGCCTTCGTGGAGGAGGCCCAGGCGCTGGGCCGCAGCGATCTCTCCGGAGGCCTCGACGAGGCCATCGCGACGCTCAACAAGAACAAGGAAGGGGACTTCTTCCGTCAGGTGATCCTCTTCAGTGACGGCCAGGCCACCGAGGGCATGGTGGACGCGGTGGGCCTGGCGCAGATCGCCCGGGATATCCGAGAGGACCACAGCATCCACGTGAACACCGTGGCCATCGGCGAGGACGCCAACCTGGAGCTGATGGCGGGGATGGCCAAGGAGGGCTGGGGCTTCGCCGCCAGCATGAACGACTCGTCCGAGGTGGAGCGGGTGGCCAAGCGGCAGCGGTGGCAGCTCATGCAGCGCGCGGCGGACAAGGTGGTGCTGCGCGTGAAGCTGCCCTCCACGGTGAGCATCGTGGACGTCCTCGGACATGAGTCCTCGCGGCAGGGAGACACCCTGCTGATCCCCGTCGGCGAGCTGGGCCCCGGAGAGGTGCTGCGCACGATCCTCCAGCTGTCCACGACCAACACCGGCAAGCAGGCGCGCCCGCTCGAGATCGCCCAGGTGGAGCTGCAGTACGAGAACGCGCTCACCGAGCGGACCAAGTCGCAAGAGCTCGCGCTGAAAGCCGAGTTCAAGCCCCAGAAGAGCAAGGCGCCGCCGGAGCTGGACACCGAGGCCCTCCAGCAGGTGACCCGATCGCTCCTGACGCGACAGCTGGCACGCGCCACGGAGACGGCCGCGGAGGGCGACGTCCCAGGCGCCACGAAGCTCCTGGAGGAGACGCGCGGCACCCTGAAGCGCCTGAGCACCCAGGGGAAGTTCGACGTGGGCGAGGAGCTGGCCATGCTCGAGGCGAAGAGCCACGAGATCGCCCCGAAGCCCGCCGCCAAGAAGAAGAAGCGCTAA
- a CDS encoding PPK2 family polyphosphate kinase produces the protein MSVTTFEKPGAKVRLDDISEKPPKKLTEEEARKEFDKLGEELFDLQDLLWGARQHSVLVILQGRDSAGKDGAVKHVAGFLNPRGVHVTSFGAPTPEELEHDFLWRIHRHAPRKGEFGIFNRSHYEDVLVVRVHDLVPKSLWKERYDHIRDFEELLAEHGTIILKFFLHISHDEQKKRLLKREEDARKSWKLNAGDWEDREHWDDYTEAYEEAISRTASKHAPWIIVPSDTKWYRNLVVARSIAEALRPHRRDWQKHLDAVGEAKKAELASYRKKKK, from the coding sequence GTGAGCGTCACGACATTCGAGAAGCCGGGGGCGAAGGTCCGGCTCGATGACATTTCCGAGAAGCCCCCGAAGAAGCTGACCGAGGAGGAGGCCCGAAAGGAGTTCGACAAGCTCGGAGAGGAGCTGTTCGACCTCCAGGACCTGCTCTGGGGCGCGCGCCAGCACTCCGTGCTCGTCATCCTCCAGGGCCGGGACAGCGCCGGCAAGGACGGCGCCGTCAAGCACGTGGCGGGCTTCCTCAACCCGCGCGGCGTCCATGTGACGTCCTTCGGCGCGCCCACGCCCGAGGAGCTGGAGCACGACTTCCTCTGGCGCATCCACCGCCACGCCCCACGCAAGGGCGAGTTCGGCATCTTCAACCGCTCCCACTACGAGGACGTGCTCGTCGTGCGCGTCCACGATCTCGTGCCGAAGTCCCTCTGGAAGGAGCGCTACGATCACATCCGCGACTTCGAGGAGCTGCTCGCCGAGCACGGGACGATCATCCTCAAGTTCTTCCTCCACATCAGCCACGACGAGCAGAAGAAGCGCCTGCTCAAGCGCGAGGAGGATGCGCGCAAGTCCTGGAAGCTCAACGCCGGCGACTGGGAGGACCGCGAGCACTGGGACGACTACACGGAGGCCTACGAGGAGGCCATCTCCCGCACCGCGTCCAAGCACGCGCCGTGGATCATCGTGCCCTCGGACACCAAGTGGTACCGCAACCTCGTGGTGGCGCGCTCCATCGCCGAGGCACTGCGGCCTCACCGTCGGGACTGGCAGAAGCACCTGGACGCCGTCGGTGAGGCCAAGAAGGCGGAGCTCGCGAGCTACCGCAAGAAGAAGAAGTGA